The Bacteroidales bacterium genome window below encodes:
- a CDS encoding cysteine-rich CWC family protein has protein sequence MIKICPHCGKSFECRNNDILNCGCAKIIISGDVRKKISSRYNDCLCVQCL, from the coding sequence ATGATCAAGATCTGCCCCCATTGTGGTAAATCATTTGAATGCAGGAACAACGATATTCTGAACTGTGGTTGTGCAAAAATTATTATTTCCGGGGATGTCCGTAAAAAAATCTCCAGCCGTTACAACGACTGTTTGTGCGTGCAATGCCTTA